In Archangium violaceum, the following are encoded in one genomic region:
- the zigA gene encoding zinc metallochaperone GTPase ZigA: MRDGRLPVTVLSGFLGAGKTTLLNHVLNNREGRRVAVIVNDMSEVNIDARLVKGGASLSRVDEKLVEMSNGCICCTLREDLLVEVGRLAREGRFDHLLIESTGIAEPMPVAETFTFADEQGRSLSDVARLDTLVTVVDAFNFLKDWDDTEELRERGIAAGEEDERTVVDLLVEQVEFADVLVLNKTDLVSPEQVGELESILCLLNPGARIVRAERGRVALSEVLETGLFDLEKAQRAPGWLRTLRGEAFPETEEYGIESFVFRARRPFHPGRLWEFIHGSWKGVLRSKGFFWLATRMDVTGIWAQAGGACSFEPAGLWWDAVPREEWPEEPEARAELEQEMRAPWGDRRQEIVFITRQVDQTLLREALEECLLTDEEIAPGPEGWSQLEDPFPPWVRVHEAEDEPSAGETA, from the coding sequence GTGAGGGATGGACGCCTGCCAGTCACCGTGCTCTCGGGCTTCCTGGGCGCGGGGAAGACGACGCTTCTCAACCACGTGCTCAACAACCGGGAGGGCCGCCGGGTCGCCGTCATCGTCAATGACATGAGCGAGGTGAACATCGACGCCCGGCTGGTGAAGGGTGGAGCCTCGCTGTCGCGCGTGGACGAGAAGTTGGTGGAGATGAGCAACGGCTGCATCTGCTGCACCCTGCGCGAGGATCTGCTGGTGGAGGTGGGCAGGCTGGCACGCGAGGGCCGTTTCGATCACCTGCTCATCGAGTCCACCGGCATCGCCGAGCCCATGCCGGTGGCGGAGACGTTCACCTTCGCGGACGAGCAGGGCCGGAGCCTGTCGGATGTGGCCCGGCTGGACACCCTGGTGACGGTGGTGGACGCCTTCAACTTCTTGAAGGACTGGGATGACACCGAGGAGCTGCGGGAGCGGGGAATCGCCGCGGGCGAGGAGGACGAGCGCACGGTGGTGGACCTGCTGGTGGAGCAGGTGGAGTTCGCGGACGTGCTGGTGCTGAACAAGACGGACCTGGTGTCACCCGAGCAGGTGGGGGAGCTGGAGTCCATCCTCTGCCTGCTCAACCCGGGCGCGCGGATCGTTCGCGCGGAGCGCGGCCGGGTTGCGCTGTCCGAGGTATTGGAGACGGGACTCTTCGATCTGGAGAAGGCCCAGCGCGCCCCCGGCTGGCTGCGAACGCTGCGCGGCGAGGCCTTTCCCGAGACCGAGGAGTATGGAATCGAGAGCTTCGTCTTCCGGGCCCGTCGACCCTTCCATCCGGGGCGTCTCTGGGAGTTCATCCATGGAAGCTGGAAGGGTGTGCTGCGCTCCAAGGGGTTCTTCTGGCTGGCCACGCGCATGGATGTGACGGGGATATGGGCCCAGGCGGGTGGGGCCTGCTCCTTCGAGCCCGCGGGGCTGTGGTGGGACGCCGTGCCCCGGGAGGAGTGGCCCGAGGAACCCGAGGCCCGCGCCGAGCTCGAACAGGAGATGCGGGCGCCCTGGGGGGACAGGCGCCAGGAGATCGTCTTCATCACCCGCCAGGTGGACCAGACGCTGCTGCGCGAGGCGCTCGAGGAGTGCCTGCTCACCGACGAGGAGATTGCCCCGGGCCCCGAGGGATGGAGCCAGCTCGAGGATCCCTTCCCGCCCTGGGTGAGGGTGCACGAGGCAGAGGATGAGCCGTCCGCCGGGGAGACGGCCTGA
- a CDS encoding ferrichrome ABC transporter substrate-binding protein, whose translation MAPRGKLRTVSRRSRLGLTLLLSVLLHAALFFALSRVPSVYAPRHVARQAVELEVRYPPEKPRTPPAPAVRPPERTSAPPARRAERPARPGAEEPKSQASTLRPRTEASKSEASAESPAAESLKDDVPRATPERLVLVPEGMLGEGMSLTGEPPSTGRTLRDVPGSEPDPKAIAAREAEEARVRVDGWAQDSLASARATSGAPHPYFAQLQKDFSKKLVNPPSPDLKVLASGMTREQVEAIQRFGKTGSPYAPKERDHRLEQGNRFQAAVEAGRAANMFMVDVTKPILALAAIIEVRQARDGKLLDLEVIVGSGDPTFDAWAMSQLRDALARAESPEGEGVGIRDDGMRTRWRLEEYLGNPRVQIHLIGVY comes from the coding sequence GTGGCTCCGCGAGGCAAGCTGAGGACCGTGTCGCGGCGCTCCCGGCTGGGCCTCACACTCCTGCTCTCGGTGCTCCTGCACGCAGCGCTCTTCTTCGCGCTGTCGCGGGTGCCGTCCGTCTATGCGCCAAGGCATGTGGCGCGACAGGCCGTGGAACTGGAGGTGCGCTATCCACCCGAGAAGCCCAGGACCCCTCCCGCCCCCGCGGTGCGGCCGCCCGAACGGACGAGCGCTCCACCGGCGCGCCGCGCGGAGCGACCTGCGCGACCAGGAGCGGAGGAACCGAAGTCCCAGGCGTCCACCCTGCGACCCAGGACGGAGGCGTCGAAATCCGAGGCCTCGGCTGAGTCTCCGGCTGCGGAGTCCCTGAAGGATGACGTGCCGCGGGCGACGCCGGAGCGGCTGGTGCTGGTGCCGGAGGGCATGCTCGGGGAGGGCATGTCGCTGACGGGGGAGCCTCCTTCCACCGGGCGGACCCTGCGCGACGTGCCCGGCTCCGAGCCTGATCCGAAGGCCATCGCGGCGCGGGAGGCGGAGGAGGCGCGCGTGCGCGTGGATGGGTGGGCCCAGGACTCGCTGGCGTCGGCGCGAGCGACGAGCGGGGCTCCCCATCCGTATTTCGCGCAGTTGCAGAAGGACTTCTCGAAGAAGCTGGTGAACCCGCCGTCGCCGGACCTGAAGGTGCTGGCGTCAGGGATGACGCGCGAGCAGGTGGAGGCCATCCAGCGCTTCGGCAAGACGGGCAGTCCCTATGCTCCCAAGGAGCGCGACCACCGCCTGGAGCAGGGCAACCGCTTCCAGGCGGCGGTGGAGGCCGGCCGCGCGGCGAACATGTTCATGGTGGATGTCACCAAGCCCATCCTCGCGCTCGCCGCCATCATCGAGGTCCGGCAGGCCCGCGACGGGAAGCTCCTGGACCTGGAGGTGATTGTGGGCTCGGGAGACCCGACCTTCGACGCGTGGGCAATGTCCCAACTGCGAGACGCCCTCGCCCGGGCGGAGTCGCCCGAGGGCGAAGGCGTGGGCATCCGTGACGACGGGATGCGCACCCGCTGGCGTCTCGAGGAGTACCTGGGCAACCCCCGGGTGCAGATCCACCTGATTGGTGTGTACTGA
- a CDS encoding class I SAM-dependent methyltransferase yields the protein MGTTDARTEGTRQMWGLGDYTGLAGRLMPASQALLERVEPVAGRRVLDVAAGTGNAAWLAAERGARVTACDLSPRMVQLGRERTGPRVEWLEANAEELPLPDSGFDVALSAFGVIFVPRPEVALAQLRRVLVPGGVLALTAWTNDGVMARMNDALRPFLPPSPTEGPDPLAWGREAQVRSWLAEGFTRVEVQQRTLPWHFDSPAQMTAFLEKHSPVHVALGHMAGERAREMFAALERMASPDGGPVRLEAEYLLVSAVAA from the coding sequence ATGGGAACGACTGACGCGCGCACGGAAGGGACCCGGCAGATGTGGGGTCTCGGGGACTACACGGGATTGGCCGGACGACTCATGCCCGCCTCACAAGCCCTGCTCGAGCGGGTGGAGCCGGTTGCGGGGCGGCGGGTGCTCGACGTGGCCGCCGGCACGGGCAACGCGGCCTGGCTCGCCGCCGAGCGGGGCGCGCGGGTGACGGCGTGCGACCTGTCGCCCCGGATGGTGCAACTCGGACGGGAGCGGACGGGGCCGCGAGTGGAATGGCTCGAGGCCAACGCCGAGGAGCTGCCCCTGCCCGATAGCGGTTTCGACGTGGCCCTCTCCGCCTTCGGAGTCATCTTCGTGCCAAGGCCGGAAGTGGCCCTGGCCCAGTTGCGCCGGGTGCTCGTGCCCGGAGGCGTGCTCGCGCTGACGGCCTGGACGAATGATGGGGTCATGGCGCGGATGAACGACGCCCTGCGCCCCTTCCTGCCGCCCTCGCCCACGGAAGGGCCAGACCCGCTCGCTTGGGGCAGGGAAGCCCAGGTGCGCTCCTGGCTGGCCGAGGGCTTCACCCGCGTCGAGGTCCAGCAGCGCACGTTGCCCTGGCACTTCGATTCACCCGCTCAGATGACGGCGTTCCTCGAGAAGCACTCCCCCGTCCACGTGGCACTGGGACACATGGCGGGGGAGCGCGCCAGGGAGATGTTCGCGGCCCTCGAGCGCATGGCGTCGCCCGATGGCGGGCCGGTTCGGCTGGAGGCGGAGTATCTGCTCGTGAGCGCGGTGGCGGCCTGA
- a CDS encoding acetyltransferase, giving the protein MTRPTFRPSTPADSARLLEIWEAAVRATHHFLAEADVDDLLPRVRAYVSVAPFELAVDGQGTVHAFLGMTGSKIDSLFVHPDAHGRGLGRSLVERAAALHPVVTVDVNEQNPGARAFYARLGFEVIGRSETDDAGRPFPLLHLRRFGSDA; this is encoded by the coding sequence ATGACTCGCCCGACCTTTCGCCCCTCGACGCCCGCGGACTCGGCCCGTTTGCTGGAGATCTGGGAGGCGGCTGTGCGCGCCACCCACCACTTCCTGGCCGAGGCCGACGTCGATGACCTGCTGCCGCGGGTCCGGGCCTACGTGTCCGTCGCGCCGTTCGAGCTGGCCGTGGACGGGCAGGGGACCGTGCATGCCTTTCTCGGCATGACGGGGAGCAAGATCGACAGCCTGTTCGTGCATCCGGACGCTCACGGCCGGGGACTCGGGCGGTCGCTGGTCGAGCGTGCCGCGGCCCTGCATCCGGTGGTGACGGTGGACGTCAACGAGCAGAACCCCGGTGCGCGGGCCTTCTACGCCCGTCTCGGCTTCGAGGTCATCGGCCGCTCGGAGACGGACGACGCCGGCCGCCCGTTCCCCCTCCTGCATCTGCGCCGCTTCGGTTCCGACGCCTGA
- a CDS encoding transposase: MGWPLRMFQEEGFYFVTSRCFQGRLLLRPSQEMNEVVGGVLARAVQQSGGQVRLHAFTFASNHFHLLVWTKGAALASFMQYLRANLSRKVGRLVEWSGSFWERRYSAEPVLDDAALVGRLRYVLAHGVKEGLVERSAEWPGLTCLPQLLGPARRRFQWFNWTKRWSKRRSEDMAAREGRFAEQWGEPVELEVAPLPCWKGLGEEERRRAVRGLLEEVEAEARARGKPVLGARAVQAQHPHTRPERLKRSPRPLGHASLPQALRELREQYRAFVAAFREAAARWKRGDFSARFPLFSFPPRVVPGLVARIL, encoded by the coding sequence ATGGGTTGGCCGCTGAGAATGTTCCAGGAGGAGGGCTTCTATTTCGTCACGTCCAGGTGCTTTCAGGGACGGCTGTTGCTGAGGCCCAGCCAGGAGATGAACGAGGTGGTAGGCGGAGTGCTGGCGCGAGCCGTCCAGCAGAGCGGCGGCCAGGTGCGGCTGCACGCCTTCACCTTCGCCTCCAATCACTTCCACCTGTTGGTATGGACGAAGGGGGCGGCACTCGCCTCTTTCATGCAGTACCTGCGCGCCAACCTGTCCAGGAAGGTGGGGAGGCTGGTGGAGTGGAGTGGGAGCTTCTGGGAGAGGCGCTATTCAGCGGAGCCGGTGCTGGACGACGCGGCGTTGGTGGGACGGCTGCGTTACGTGCTCGCCCATGGAGTGAAAGAAGGGCTGGTGGAGAGGAGTGCCGAGTGGCCAGGCCTCACATGCCTGCCGCAGCTGCTGGGACCAGCGAGGCGGCGCTTCCAGTGGTTCAACTGGACGAAGCGCTGGAGCAAGAGGAGGAGCGAGGACATGGCGGCGAGGGAGGGGCGCTTCGCCGAGCAGTGGGGAGAGCCCGTGGAACTGGAAGTGGCACCGTTGCCGTGCTGGAAAGGACTGGGGGAGGAGGAGAGGCGGCGTGCAGTACGGGGCCTGTTGGAGGAGGTGGAGGCCGAGGCCCGAGCACGGGGCAAGCCGGTCCTGGGGGCACGGGCCGTACAGGCGCAGCATCCACATACCCGGCCTGAGCGCCTCAAGCGCAGCCCGAGGCCGTTGGGGCATGCGTCCTTGCCCCAGGCCCTGAGGGAGTTACGGGAACAGTACCGTGCTTTCGTCGCGGCGTTCCGCGAGGCGGCTGCTCGGTGGAAACGGGGAGATTTCTCGGCCCGTTTTCCTCTCTTCTCTTTCCCGCCGCGTGTCGTGCCGGGCCTCGTCGCGCGCATTCTTTGA